The genomic stretch TTATGGGGTTTCTTATGCAGTTGTTGCACCTGAACATCCAATAGTAGAAAAGATTTTAAAAGCTAACCCTTCAATTAAAGATAAAGTAACAGAAATGAAAAATACAGATATAATTGAAAGAGGAGCAGAAGGTAGAGAAAAAAATGGTATAGATAGTGGTTGGCACATAGAAAACCCTGTTAATAAAGAAATAGTACCATTATGGATAGCAGATTATGTTCTTATGAACTATGGTACAGGAGCAGTTATGGGAGTTCCTGCACATGATGAAAGAGACTTTGTTTTTGCAGGTAAATATAATTTACCAGTTAAACAAGTTATAACTTCTAAAAAAGCTGATGAAAAAGTTGAACTTCCTTTTATAGAAGAAGGAGTAATGATAAATTCAGGAGAATTTAATGGTTTATCAAGTAAAGATGCCTTAGTAAAAATAGCTGAATATGTGGAAGAAAAAGGTTATGGAAAAAGAACATATAAATATAGATTAAAAGACTGGGGAATTTCAAGACAAAGATATTGGGGAACTCCTATTCCAGCTTTATATTGTGAGAAATGTGGAGAAGTTTTAGAAAAAGATGAAAATTTACCAGTGTTACTACCTAATGATATAGAATTTTCTGGAAATGGAAATCCATTAGAAACTTCTAATGAATTTAAAGAAGCAACTTGTCCTTGTTGTGGTGGAAAAGCTAGAAGAGATACTGATACTATGGATACATTTGTGGATTCATCTTGGTATTTCTTAAGATATTGTGACCCTAAAAACTTAAATCTACCTTTCAGTAAAGAAATTGTAGATAAATGGACACCAGTAGACCAATATATAGGTGGAGTTGAACATGCAGTAATGCACTTATTGTATGCAAGATTTTTCCATAAAGTTTTAAGGGATTTAGGTTTACTTTCATCAAATGAACCATTTAAAAGATTATTGACACAAGGAATGGTATTAGGACCATCATATTATTCTGAAAAAGAAAATAAATATTTACTTCCAAAAGATGTTGTTATAAAGGGAGATAAGGCTTATTCTCAATCAGGAGAAGAATTGCAAGTAAAAGTTGAAAAGATGTCAAAATCTAAAAATAATGGTGTTGACCCAGAAGAAATGCTTGATAAATATGGAGCAGATACAACAAGATTATTTATTATGTTTGCTGCACCACCTGAAAAAGAATTAGAATGGAATGAAAATGGACTTGCAGGAGCATATAGATTTTTAACAAGAGTTTGGAGATTAGTTTTTGAAAATTCAGAACTTGTAAAAAATGCAAATGATGAAATTGATTACAATAAACTTTCAAAAGAAGATAAAACATTGTTAATTAAATTAAATCAAACTATTAAAAAAGTTACAGATGCTATTGAAAATAACTACCATTTTAATACTGCAATAGCAGCTAATATGGAACTTATTAATGAAGTTCAAACTTATGTGTCTTCTTCAATGAATTCAGAACAAGCTGCTAAGATTTTAGGTTATACATTGAAGAAAATAATAGTTATGCTATCTCCATTTGTTCCTCATTTCTGTGATGAAATATGGGAAGAATTAGGAGAAAAAGGATATTTATTCAATGAAAAATGGCCTGAATATGATGAAAAGATGTTATCATCTGATGAAACTACTATTGCTGTTCAAGTAAATGGAAAAGTTAGAGGAAGTTTTGAAATCGCAAAAGATAGTGAACAAGCCTTAGTTGAAAAGACTGCTTTGGAATTACCAAATGTAGCTAAACATTTAGAAGGTATGAATGTTGTGAAAGTTATTGTAATACCTAATAGAATAGTTAATATTGTTGTGAAACCTCAATAATTTTGGAGCTTAGTTATGAATGAAAAAATAAAGGCTTTTTTTAAAGAAATATTGATATTAGTTTGCTGGGTGATGGCAATAAATTTATTTGCTTTTGTTGCTATAAAATTTGGATTTTTAAATTCTGAATATTCTATGGCAGGTTGCACTTTTATAGGTGTGGGAGCATATTTAGTATATTTCTTTACTAAGTTAAAAGGGAAAAAATAGGTTAAAAGGGAATGTTACTTTTGTAGCACTCCCTTAATTTTTATTGTTTTACACCATTTTTATAGATATCTGTTTTGATTAGATTTCCTTTTTCATCATAGAAAAAATGTTCTTTTTCTTGTTTATCATTTATGAAGTAAGCTTTTTCTTTCACAACTCCATTTTCATAGTATTCTACAAGTTCTCCTTCAGCTTTTCCATTAATAAAATTTCTTTTTTGTAAAAGTTTTCCACTTGGATAATAGATAAATAAATCTCCTTCTCTCTTATCATTTTTAAAAGTAGACTTTTGTTTTACATTTCCATTTTCATAATAAATTATAGATTCTCCTTCACTTTTACCATTCTTAAAAAAATCTTTTTCTTTAAGTTTACCACTAGGATAATATACAAAAGCTTCTCCATCAAGCAATTTACCTTTCATAAAAACTTTTTCTATAATATTTCCATTTTCAGAATAACTAATAACTTCTCCATTTAATTCTCCATCAATAAAATGTGCTTTATTTTTTATTCTACCATTAGGATAATAGTCAATTATATCACCATTCTCCTTGCCATTTTTTAAGTTTACAATCCTTAAAATATTTCCATCTTCATAATAAATTTTTCCTTGTCCATTTTCTTTACCATTAATAAAGTTAATCTCTTTAAAAATCTTACCACTTTCATGGTATTCTTTATATATTCCTTCCATATTTCCATCATAAAATTGCCCACTATATAAAGGAATTCCATCTTCTCCAAAACCTTTAACAGTACCATAATAATGAGAATTCTCTTTATTTAAACATACTATTTTCTCTTTTTTACCATTTTCATACATATAACTTAAAATTATAAATTTTCCATCAAGGATGTCCTTTTTAAAAACTTTTTCTAGTTTTCCATTTTTAAAAACAAAAAGGTACTCATTATCTTCTAACATTTTTTTGGTATCATTATTACTTGATTTTTCTTTTAAATTAGCTTTTCTTTGTTCAAAAAGTTTTATATAATCTTTTTTTAATTCTTTATCAACTTCTTTGTCAATCTTAGCATAAAAATCCTGAAGTTCTTTTTCAGTCTTAAATGGATGAGCATTTATTACTGTAAAAATAGATAACATCAAAAATAGAATAATAAAAATTTTTCTCATAAAAACACTCCTTGTTCCCCAAAGTTATTGTTTTACACCATTTTTATAAATTTCAGTTTTAGTTAGCTTTCCATTTTTATTATAAAATAAACTTTTTCCTTCTTCTTTTCCATTGATATAAAATCTTTTTCCTTTTATATCACCATTTTCATAATATATCTTTTCTTCTCCATTTTCTTTATCATTAGAAAAATGACTTTCTTTTAAAATTTTTCCACTGTCATAATATTCTTTATATATACCCTCTATTTTTCCAGCATAGAATTGACCAGAAAACTCAAGAGTTCCATCTTCTCTAAATTTTTTAACAGTACCATAGTACTCATTATCATCTTTTCCTAAGCACATTACTGCCATTTTAGTAGCACTTGGATAGTAGCTAGTTGAGATAATAAATTTATTATCAAAAACATTTTTTTTAACAACTTTTTCAAATAATCTATCATTTATAATAAAACGATACTCATCATCTTCAAAAATTCTTATAAAAAAGCTTTCACTTTCTATTTTTCTTAAATTAAATCTTCTTTGTGCAAAAAGCTTTAAGTAATCTTTTTTTAATTCCATATCAACTTCTTTATCTATTTGAGCATAAAAATCTTGAAGTTCCTTGTCATTTTTAAAGGGATGAGCATTTGTAATAGAAAATACTATAAATAGCGTTAAAATTAAAGTAATTAAAAATTTTCTCATAAATGCTTCTCCTTATTTATTTTTTTCAATCTTCTTTCCATCTTCCTCATAAAATTCAATAGTTCCTTCTCTTTTACCATTTACAAAGAAAGCTTTCATACCAAGATTTCCATTTTCATAGTACATATAATAATCACCATTTTTTAAGTCATTCTTATAGTTTTCTATAGCAAATTTTTGACCACTTTCATAGTACATAGTTGCTAAACCTTCTTTTTTATTATTATAATAAGTGTATTCTTCTTTTAATAATCCATCAGGATAGTAATTTTTTAGTTTTCCATTTATCTCACTAGTATAGTAAGGTGTTTCATTTTTTACTACTCCCCAAGGATAGTATTCTCTGTAAATTCCCATAACACCTTTTGAGTTTTCAATATAAGCAATTGAAATCAAATTTTCATCTTCATCAAATGTCCTAATAACACCTTCTTCTTTATTATTTTCATTTATTTGTGATATTGACATTAATTGATAATTAAAAGCATTATATACTAATTTATTATTTCCTACTATTTCATCTACGGTATATCTTTTTAAAGAAAAAGGTATTTGTTCTTGCTCTAACTCTTTATCAGTCAATTTTCTTGGATATTTTTTTCTAATAATAGGTTTATTTTTCTCAGTAAATATTTTTTTATCTATTTCAGCATAATAGTCATAAAGCTCTTTTTCACTTTTAAATGGGTGAGCATTAGCAACAGAGAATACAGATAATATTAAAATTAAAATAATAAGAATTTTTTTCATAGAATATTCCTCCATTTATATAAAGTGAACTACTCCCACTTCTATAAGTGGGAGATGAATTGCTAGACATTGTTAAAAGTTATTTATCAAGTTCTTTTAAATCATAAGGAGTTAGTTGATAAACAGCATTTAACCAATTATGGTAAAATAAATGTGCTGTTGTTTTCCAAGTTTGTAAAGGTGTCCTAGTATCATCATCATTTGGAAAATAATTTATAGGAATTTTTATTTCTAAACCTTTGTCCTTATCTCTTTTATATTCCCCTAATAAAGTCTCTCTATCGTATTCTAAATGTCCTGTGATAAAAATATTTCTTAAATCTTGTGTACTGATAAGTAAAGAACCAACTTCAGATTTTGCCAAAACTTCTAATTCTTTTATAGAAGCTAATTTTTTTTCATCTATATGAGTGTGTCTTGAATGAGGAGCTAAGAAAATATCACTGAAACCTCTTATCAAAGGATTACTTGAAATAGAAGTTTCATGTTCAAAAACTCCAAAAACTTTTTCATCTTGCATAGTTTTAGTAATATTATAGTCGTTATATAGACGAGCTTGTGCAGCCCAACAGATATTTAAACAAGAAAAAACATGAGTTTTGCTCCATTCAAAAATTTCTTGTAATTCTTTCCAATAATCTACTTCCTCAAAGTCCATATGCTCAATAGGAGCTCCTGTAACTATTAAAGCATCATAATAATTATTTTTTATATCATCAAAAAATTGATAAAATTTCTCTATATGACTTAAATTTGTATTTTTTGACTCATGGTTTTTTACCATAAGAAATTCAACATTGATTTGTAAAGGTGAGTTTCCTATAAGACGAAGTAATTGAGTTTCTGTTTCTTCCTTTTTAGGCATTAAATTTAATATTAAAATATCTAATGGACGAATATCCTGTGT from Fusobacterium hwasookii encodes the following:
- the leuS gene encoding leucine--tRNA ligase; its protein translation is MRDYEFSEIEKKWQEKWYKDNIFKTENEVEGKENYYVLSMLPYPSGKLHVGHARNYTIGDVISRYKRMKGYNVLQPMGWDSFGLPAENAAIQNGTHPAIWTKSNIENMRRQLKLMGFSYDWEREIASYTPEYYKWNQWIFKRMYEKGLIYKKKSLVNWCPDCQTVLANEQVEDGMCWRHSKTHVIQKELEQWFFKITNYADELLEGHEEIKDGWPEKVLTMQKNWIGKSFGTELTLKVVETGEDLPIFTTRIDTIYGVSYAVVAPEHPIVEKILKANPSIKDKVTEMKNTDIIERGAEGREKNGIDSGWHIENPVNKEIVPLWIADYVLMNYGTGAVMGVPAHDERDFVFAGKYNLPVKQVITSKKADEKVELPFIEEGVMINSGEFNGLSSKDALVKIAEYVEEKGYGKRTYKYRLKDWGISRQRYWGTPIPALYCEKCGEVLEKDENLPVLLPNDIEFSGNGNPLETSNEFKEATCPCCGGKARRDTDTMDTFVDSSWYFLRYCDPKNLNLPFSKEIVDKWTPVDQYIGGVEHAVMHLLYARFFHKVLRDLGLLSSNEPFKRLLTQGMVLGPSYYSEKENKYLLPKDVVIKGDKAYSQSGEELQVKVEKMSKSKNNGVDPEEMLDKYGADTTRLFIMFAAPPEKELEWNENGLAGAYRFLTRVWRLVFENSELVKNANDEIDYNKLSKEDKTLLIKLNQTIKKVTDAIENNYHFNTAIAANMELINEVQTYVSSSMNSEQAAKILGYTLKKIIVMLSPFVPHFCDEIWEELGEKGYLFNEKWPEYDEKMLSSDETTIAVQVNGKVRGSFEIAKDSEQALVEKTALELPNVAKHLEGMNVVKVIVIPNRIVNIVVKPQ
- a CDS encoding toxin-antitoxin system YwqK family antitoxin, with translation MRKIFIILFLMLSIFTVINAHPFKTEKELQDFYAKIDKEVDKELKKDYIKLFEQRKANLKEKSSNNDTKKMLEDNEYLFVFKNGKLEKVFKKDILDGKFIILSYMYENGKKEKIVCLNKENSHYYGTVKGFGEDGIPLYSGQFYDGNMEGIYKEYHESGKIFKEINFINGKENGQGKIYYEDGNILRIVNLKNGKENGDIIDYYPNGRIKNKAHFIDGELNGEVISYSENGNIIEKVFMKGKLLDGEAFVYYPSGKLKEKDFFKNGKSEGESIIYYENGNVKQKSTFKNDKREGDLFIYYPSGKLLQKRNFINGKAEGELVEYYENGVVKEKAYFINDKQEKEHFFYDEKGNLIKTDIYKNGVKQ
- a CDS encoding toxin-antitoxin system YwqK family antitoxin, with translation MRKFLITLILTLFIVFSITNAHPFKNDKELQDFYAQIDKEVDMELKKDYLKLFAQRRFNLRKIESESFFIRIFEDDEYRFIINDRLFEKVVKKNVFDNKFIISTSYYPSATKMAVMCLGKDDNEYYGTVKKFREDGTLEFSGQFYAGKIEGIYKEYYDSGKILKESHFSNDKENGEEKIYYENGDIKGKRFYINGKEEGKSLFYNKNGKLTKTEIYKNGVKQ
- a CDS encoding toxin-antitoxin system YwqK family antitoxin — translated: MSISQINENNKEEGVIRTFDEDENLISIAYIENSKGVMGIYREYYPWGVVKNETPYYTSEINGKLKNYYPDGLLKEEYTYYNNKKEGLATMYYESGQKFAIENYKNDLKNGDYYMYYENGNLGMKAFFVNGKREGTIEFYEEDGKKIEKNK
- a CDS encoding homoserine O-succinyltransferase, with translation MPIRVANDIPAKNQLTEEGIIFMEENRANTQDIRPLDILILNLMPKKEETETQLLRLIGNSPLQINVEFLMVKNHESKNTNLSHIEKFYQFFDDIKNNYYDALIVTGAPIEHMDFEEVDYWKELQEIFEWSKTHVFSCLNICWAAQARLYNDYNITKTMQDEKVFGVFEHETSISSNPLIRGFSDIFLAPHSRHTHIDEKKLASIKELEVLAKSEVGSLLISTQDLRNIFITGHLEYDRETLLGEYKRDKDKGLEIKIPINYFPNDDDTRTPLQTWKTTAHLFYHNWLNAVYQLTPYDLKELDK